A stretch of the Vigna radiata var. radiata cultivar VC1973A chromosome 7, Vradiata_ver6, whole genome shotgun sequence genome encodes the following:
- the LOC106768724 gene encoding transcription factor KUA1, producing MTRRCSHCSHNGHNSRTCPNRGVKLFGVRLTDGSIRKSASMGNLTHYAGSGSGPLHAGSNNPGSPGETPDHATAADGYASEDFVPGSSSSSRERKKGVPWTEEEHRMFLLGLQKLGKGDWRGIARNYVISRTPTQVASHAQKYFIRQSNVSRRKRRSSLFDIVADEAADTAMVQQDFLSANQLPVETEGNNSLPAPPPLDEECESMDSTNSNDGEPAPSKPENTQSSYPVLYPAYYSPVFPFPLPYWSGYNPEPTKMETHEVLKPTAVHSKSPINVDELVGISKLSLGESIGDSGPSSLSLKLLEEGPSRQSAFHATPTCSSSNMNGSAIHAV from the exons ATGACCCGACGTTGCTCCCATTGCAGCCACAATGGGCACAATTCCAGGACCTGCCCCAATCGTGGAGTTAAGCTGTTCGGAGTCCGATTAACCGACGGGTCGATCCGGAAGAGTGCTAGTATGGGTAATCTCACCCATTATGCTGGTTCCGGGTCCGGACCTCTCCATGCGGGGTCAAACAATCCGGGTTCTCCTGGTGAAACCCCCGATCATGCTACCGCGGCCGATGGTTACGCCTCCGAGGACTTTGTTCCCGGTTCTTCTTCGAGCTCCCGTGAAAGAAAAAAGG GTGTTCCATGGACTGAGGAGGAACATAGAATGTTTTTACTCGGATTGCAGAAGCTGGGCAAAGGTGATTGGCGTGGAATTGCAAGGAACTATGTTATATCAAGGACACCTACTCAAGTGGCTAGTCATGcacaaaaatatttcatcagGCAAAGCAATGTGTCCAGGCGGAAAAGACGGTCCAGCTTGTTTGATATTGTTGCAGATGAA GCAGCTGACACTGCAATGGTACAGCAAGACTTCTTGTCAGCTAATCAGTTACCAGTTGAAACAGAAGGCAATAACTCCTTGCCTGCGCCTCCTCCCCTCGACGAAGAGTGTGAATCCATGGATTCCACAAACTCAAATGATGGAGAACCTGCCCCATCAAAGCCTGAAAACACACAATCATCTTATCCAGTTTTATATCCTGCATACTATTCTCCAGTGTTCCCATTTCCTCTGCCCTATTGGTCAGGATACAATCCAGAGCCCACCAAGATGGAGACGCATGAAGTGCTTAAGCCAACTGCAGTACATTCTAAAAGCCCAATCAATGTTGATGAACTGGTTGGAATCTCAAAACTGAGTCTAGGGGAGTCTATTGGTGATTCAGGCCCCTCCTCCCTGTCTCTTAAACTTCTTGAAGAAGGACCCTCGAGACAGTCAGCTTTCCATGCAACACCAACATGTAGTAGTTCAAATATGAATGGCAGTGCCATCCATGCAGTTTAA